A region of Pleionea litopenaei DNA encodes the following proteins:
- a CDS encoding DUF4166 domain-containing protein has product MSQQLGQIEKANLAQTSCYDDEAYQRVIGDQWAELASDIQQRFASQLCRKTYVGKMRYVHLSKIGWVLAKLTRLIGRPLAQSTGRHIPTRVEVFYNAAKQGMTWERWYDFGGTNQECVCSTKCISLNDQLSEYLGGGFSMSLRTRVINGALYFESDEYYWTGLGRCWKLPRWLSPGRTLVFQKSLKNSRFQFYLSVVHPWFGRLITQSGVFKAQESAKL; this is encoded by the coding sequence ATGTCTCAACAACTCGGTCAAATAGAAAAAGCTAACTTAGCGCAAACCTCTTGTTATGACGATGAAGCTTATCAAAGAGTGATAGGGGACCAATGGGCGGAGTTGGCTAGTGATATTCAGCAGCGTTTTGCGAGTCAGCTATGCCGAAAAACATATGTAGGCAAAATGCGTTATGTACACTTGTCAAAGATCGGTTGGGTTTTGGCAAAGCTGACAAGGCTCATCGGTCGGCCACTGGCACAGTCAACCGGAAGACATATTCCTACTCGCGTGGAGGTATTTTATAACGCAGCGAAACAGGGGATGACGTGGGAGCGATGGTACGATTTTGGTGGGACTAATCAAGAGTGTGTTTGCTCGACTAAATGCATTTCTTTGAACGATCAACTGAGCGAATATTTAGGTGGGGGCTTTTCAATGTCGTTGCGCACCCGAGTGATTAACGGTGCACTTTACTTTGAGAGTGACGAATATTATTGGACTGGATTAGGACGCTGCTGGAAACTTCCTCGTTGGCTTTCTCCTGGGCGTACTTTGGTGTTTCAAAAATCGCTTAAAAATAGTCGCTTCCAGTTTTACCTTTCGGTGGTTCATCCTTGGTTCGGCCGATTGATTACGCAAAGTGGTGTGTTTAAAGCGCAAGAGTCGGCTAAATTGTAG
- the fabR gene encoding HTH-type transcriptional repressor FabR: protein MTGIRAQQKEKTRLAIIDAALNQLSADQNFSSLSLREVAREAGIAPTSFYRHFKDMEELGLTLVDECGMTLRQLMRSARKRFDDKTSVIVVSVETFMEFVEQNPNIFRLLLRERSGTSKAFRDAVAREVKYFTVELSDYLQQSTQLTPEVCQVQAEALVTITFNNGADYLDADAENRKRLIKTTIAQLRFIAHGAASLNSSNDSPL, encoded by the coding sequence ATGACAGGGATCCGAGCTCAACAAAAAGAAAAGACGCGTCTCGCTATCATTGACGCGGCGCTCAATCAGCTCAGTGCCGACCAAAACTTTTCTAGTTTGAGCCTGCGCGAGGTTGCTCGAGAAGCTGGAATCGCTCCAACATCCTTTTATAGGCACTTTAAAGATATGGAAGAGCTTGGACTGACACTCGTTGATGAGTGTGGCATGACGCTACGTCAACTGATGCGGAGTGCGAGAAAGCGCTTTGACGATAAAACCAGCGTCATCGTAGTTTCTGTTGAGACATTCATGGAGTTTGTGGAGCAAAACCCGAATATATTTCGCTTATTACTTAGAGAGCGTAGCGGCACTTCTAAGGCTTTTAGAGACGCTGTAGCGCGTGAAGTAAAATACTTCACCGTCGAACTCTCAGATTATCTTCAGCAATCGACTCAGCTCACTCCAGAAGTGTGCCAAGTACAAGCAGAAGCGTTAGTGACCATCACATTTAACAATGGTGCAGATTATCTCGATGCTGATGCAGAAAACCGTAAACGTCTTATTAAAACAACGATTGCCCAGTTACGTTTTATCGCGCATGGAGCTGCGTCACTCAATAGCTCAAATGATAGCCCTCTATGA